The window ACGCAGGAACTGCATCTCGGGAATGGCACCGAGTTCGTCCGGATAGGCGCACAGCACCGGCTCGCCCTCGGTCGCAACAGGCTCGAAATAATAGAGCTTGACGTCACCGAGCCTGGAGATCGCGAAGTCGCCCTTGTCGGGCTTGCGCAGCCGGATAGCGAGATCGGCTTCCCAGCGCGAGAACTTGACGTTCTCGCTCGAGGTCAGGAATTGCAGCGTCAGGCCGGGATTGGCGCGCAGGAAGTCACTCGCGCGCGGCGACAGAACCTCCTCGGCGACCGTGTTGGTCGAGGCGATACGCAGACGTCCCACCGGGCCCGCCAGACTCTCGCCGACGCGACCGATCTCGGCGGCATGTGCGGCCATCGCCTCGACATGCGCCAGCACCGCCTCGCAATGCCGCGTCGGCCGACGCTGGCCGTCCACCGCATCGAACAGCGGCACGCCGAGATCGCGCTGGATGCGTGCGAGCCTGCGGCCGACGGTGGTCTCGTCGATGCGCAGCCGCGCGCTGGCGCCGGCATAGGTGCCCTCGTCCCTGACCGCGGCAATGATGCGCAGATCGTCCCAGTTCATGGCGATGAGCCTAGCAGGCACGAGCGGCACCTGCAAATTTGCAGCCATATGCTGCAATAGTCCTGCACATCGGCAGGCCGCCGCCGCGCTAGTGTCGTGCCATCCGATACCGCCAGGAAAGCCCGACCCGCATGACCGCCCCAAAAACCCTGCTTGAATTGTCCGGCGCCGATCTCAATTCGCCCAGGCTCGCCGATTCCTGCCTCGTGCTGATCGACATCCAGAATGAATATTGCGCCGGCCCGCTTGCCTTGCCGGATGCGGAGCCCGCGATCGCCGCCGCCGCACGCCTGCTCGCCCGCGCGAGGGCGAGCGGTGCTGCGATCTTCCATATCGCGCACAAGGGACGTGCCGGCAGTCTGTTCGACCGCGAGGCCGCGCGCGGCGCGATCGTCAGGCACCTGGCGCCGCTCGCCAGCGAAGCCGTGATCGAAAAGACGCTGCCGAACGCTTTTGCCGGCACGGACCTTCAGGTCCGACTGGCCGCAACCGGACGCAACAACATCGTGCTGGCCGGCTTCATGACCCATATGTGCGTTAGCTCGACCGCGCGCGCCGCGCTCGACCTCGGCCTGCGCACGACGATCGCAGCCGATGCCTGCGCCACACGCGATCTTCCCGACGGCTGCGGCGGAGCGCTCTCCGCAAGGACCATCCACGAGGTCGCCCTGGCCGAATTGTCGGATCGGTTTGCGATCATCGCGCAAACCGAGGCGCTGACCTGAGGGAGCGTGGGCGATGCTGCAACTCTATTTCTCCCCGATGGCCTGCTCGCTTGCGAGCCGCATCGCGCTGATGGAAGCGGGCCTCGATGCCCGCTATCATCCGGTCCATCTCCAGACCAAGCAGGTCGTGGAAAACGGCAGCGACTTTCGCGCAATTTCGCCGAAGGGCGCGGTGCCGGTCCTGGTGCTGGAGAATGGCGAACGGCTGACCGAAAGCGCGGCGGTGCTGCAATACATCGCTGATCTGAAGCCGCAGGCGGGCCTTGCACCCGCGTTCGGAGATCCCGACCGCTATCGGCTTCAGGAATGGCTCAGCTTCGTCGGGGCCGAGATCCACAAGGCGTTCCTGTTTCCAACCTTCTGGTACAAGGACGACGCCTCGCTCGCCAAGCCGCGTGCAAGGATAGCGCAGACATTGTCGATGCCTGCCACGCATCTGGCGGACCGCGAATTCCTCGTCGGCAACAGCTTCACCGTCGCGGATGCCCACCTCACCTGGGCTTTGCTGCTGCTCCGGCCGGCGGGAATCGACATCGCGCAATGGCCATCGTTGTCGGCCTATCTCGCGCGCATGCAGGCGCGGCCAGCCGTGCGCGACGCGATTGCGGCCGAAATGGCCGTGCGCAAGACGATGGCGGCGAGCCCAGCGTGACAGGATGTCACGGCCGGGAAATCCGAGCGTTTTCTCTGGCAGGGCATTGATGTCGGCGCGGCATGCGCTAATCTGGAGGGATATTTTTCGACATTTCCTTGGAAGGCATTCATGCGTGCTCTTTCCAGATTTCGCCTTGCCAGACGTTGTCTCGCCAAACTCTGCCTCGCCCTCCTCGCCTGCTGGCTGTGCCCTGGACCTGCATCGGCGGAAACGCGCGTCGCGCTGGTGATCGGCAACGGCGCCTATGCCAGTACGGCGAAGCTTCCCAATCCGTCGCACGATGCCGAAGACGTCGCCGCCTCGCTCAAGCGCAGCGGCTTCGAAGTGCTCCAGGGCATCGACCTGCGGCAGACCGATATGCAGGACCTGACCATCCGCTTCGCGCGCGCCGCGAGCAAAGCCGACGTCGCCATGTTCTACTACAGCGGCCATGCGATGCAGTACAACGGCGTGAACTATCTGATGCCTGTCGACGCCGTGCTGAGCGATGAAGCGGATCTGAAGCGCTTCGTGCGGGTCGACGATATCGTGAACGATCTGCAGCAGGCCAAGAACCTGCGCATCCTCATCCTCGATTCCTGCCGCGACAATCCGCTGGCCGAAACCTTGAAACGCTCCGCCGGCATGACGCGCGCTGCCTCGATCGGGCGGGGCTTGTCGAAAGTCGAAGCACCACGCGGCACGATCGTATCCTTCTCAACCCAGTCCGGGCAGACGGCGGCTGATGGCAACGGCCGCAACAGCCCCTATACGACGGCGTTCCTGAAGCACATCGAGGAGCCGCAGGAGATCGGCGAGGTCTTTCGCGACATCAGCAGCGACGTCTACGATTCCAGCGGCAAGACCCAGCTCCCGGAACTGTCGCTGTCGATCATCGGCAAGTTCTACCTGAACGGGCCGGTGTCGGTTACGGTGGCGCCAGCGGCTCCACAAGCTGCCCCCCGGGCTGACCCTTGC of the Bradyrhizobium sp. WSM1417 genome contains:
- a CDS encoding LysR family transcriptional regulator, whose product is MNWDDLRIIAAVRDEGTYAGASARLRIDETTVGRRLARIQRDLGVPLFDAVDGQRRPTRHCEAVLAHVEAMAAHAAEIGRVGESLAGPVGRLRIASTNTVAEEVLSPRASDFLRANPGLTLQFLTSSENVKFSRWEADLAIRLRKPDKGDFAISRLGDVKLYYFEPVATEGEPVLCAYPDELGAIPEMQFLRMKQAHARCVTDNVRVIRNLIRAHQAAGVLPEHVCADLLGDRRLRATLLPGRRDVWLLVQNHLKRDPATRLTIEWIRRCFSDLARG
- a CDS encoding cysteine hydrolase family protein, whose amino-acid sequence is MTAPKTLLELSGADLNSPRLADSCLVLIDIQNEYCAGPLALPDAEPAIAAAARLLARARASGAAIFHIAHKGRAGSLFDREAARGAIVRHLAPLASEAVIEKTLPNAFAGTDLQVRLAATGRNNIVLAGFMTHMCVSSTARAALDLGLRTTIAADACATRDLPDGCGGALSARTIHEVALAELSDRFAIIAQTEALT
- a CDS encoding glutathione binding-like protein — protein: MLQLYFSPMACSLASRIALMEAGLDARYHPVHLQTKQVVENGSDFRAISPKGAVPVLVLENGERLTESAAVLQYIADLKPQAGLAPAFGDPDRYRLQEWLSFVGAEIHKAFLFPTFWYKDDASLAKPRARIAQTLSMPATHLADREFLVGNSFTVADAHLTWALLLLRPAGIDIAQWPSLSAYLARMQARPAVRDAIAAEMAVRKTMAASPA
- a CDS encoding caspase family protein, coding for MRALSRFRLARRCLAKLCLALLACWLCPGPASAETRVALVIGNGAYASTAKLPNPSHDAEDVAASLKRSGFEVLQGIDLRQTDMQDLTIRFARAASKADVAMFYYSGHAMQYNGVNYLMPVDAVLSDEADLKRFVRVDDIVNDLQQAKNLRILILDSCRDNPLAETLKRSAGMTRAASIGRGLSKVEAPRGTIVSFSTQSGQTAADGNGRNSPYTTAFLKHIEEPQEIGEVFRDISSDVYDSSGKTQLPELSLSIIGKFYLNGPVSVTVAPAAPQAAPRADPCAAAEAHWKAADGIGTLGAYEDHLTRFPNCIFATLAKARIEGLKQKVALAPASGNARTAKDFDGNWDVTLNCPPTGKAQGFTRALSATVANGVFHADAQSQGAVNRLEIDGQIPADGKTTLSARGTTGASTYTLNNLAPGSPYAFTVDAQFDRTRGTGKRNEARACGLVFVKR